CGCCGCCCACACGGCCAAGCTGATCGAGGCCGAGGGCCGGCGGTGCGTGACGATCGCCGGCGACCTGTCGGTCGAGGAGAGCTGCCGGGCCGCCGTCGACCGCACCGTGGCCGAGCTGGGCGGGCTCGACGTGGTCGTCAACAACATCGCCTACCAGCGCCCGGCCGACTCGCTCGCCGACATCACGACCGAGCAGTGGGACCGCACGTTCCGCACGAACATCTACAGCTACTTCTGGGTCACCAAGTTCGCCCTCGAGCACCTGCCCGACGGCGCCGCCGTCGTCAACACCAGCTCGATCAACGGCCTGCGGGGCAACGCCGGCCTGATCGACTACTCGGCCACCAAGGGCGCCATCAACGCGTTCACCTACGCGATGGCCCAGGCCCTCGTCGACCGGCGCATCCGCGTGAACTGCGTGGCGCCCGGCCCGGTGTGGACGCCGCTCATCCCGGCGACCATGCCGGAGGAGAAGACCGAGACGTTCGGCCAGCAGGTGCCGATGGAGCGGGCCGCCCAGCCCGACGAGATCGCCCCGTCGTACGTGTTCTTCGCGTCCGAGCGGCTGTCCGGCTACTACACCGGCGAGGTGTTGGCCCCCATCGGGGGCGAGACCCTGCCCGGCTGAGCCCTAGGGTCGGCGGCCGTGACCGCGCCCGACCCCGCCTCCCTGCTCGCCCTGATGCCGTTCGCCGCCGCCAGCGGCGTGGAGATCACCTCGGCCGGCCCCGACGCCGTCGTCG
This genomic window from Acidimicrobiales bacterium contains:
- a CDS encoding SDR family oxidoreductase, which codes for MSDEDREFPPQSIDYPGSTGDMDPEPHDEMRGYEGRGLLAGKRALVTGGDSGIGRAVAIAFAKEGADVAIAYLEEHDDAAHTAKLIEAEGRRCVTIAGDLSVEESCRAAVDRTVAELGGLDVVVNNIAYQRPADSLADITTEQWDRTFRTNIYSYFWVTKFALEHLPDGAAVVNTSSINGLRGNAGLIDYSATKGAINAFTYAMAQALVDRRIRVNCVAPGPVWTPLIPATMPEEKTETFGQQVPMERAAQPDEIAPSYVFFASERLSGYYTGEVLAPIGGETLPG